A single window of Falco rusticolus isolate bFalRus1 chromosome 6, bFalRus1.pri, whole genome shotgun sequence DNA harbors:
- the PLEKHG1 gene encoding pleckstrin homology domain-containing family G member 1 isoform X2, with translation MDLSDSDRPVSFSSTSSSASSRDSHCSFGSRMTLVSNSHLGLFNQDKETGAIKLELVPARRFSSNKPRKNSPAEQEDPEESFEKRLNVPRKAEPKGVSKNCAMSLVTEPTSPKLLYVDRVVQEILETERMYVQDLKSIVKDYLDCITDQTKLSLGTEERSALFGNIRDIYHFNSELLQDLENCENDPVAIADCFVSKSEDFHIYTQYCTNYPRSVAVLTECMRNKALAKFFRERQEALQHSLPLGSYLLKPVQRILKYHLLLHEIENHLDKDTEGYDVVLDAIDTMQRVAWHINDMKRKHEHAIRLQEIQSLLTNWKGPDLTSYGELVLEGTFRIQRAKNERTLFLFDKLLLITKKRDEMFAYKAHILCGNLMLVEVIPKEPLSFSVFHYKNPKMQHTVQAKSQQDKRLWILHLKRLILENHPAKIPAKAKQAILEMDAIHHPGFHYSPEGEMKSSYQPKEGTTPHRVRRKSEPSSRVHKVLKSNDMSPDMQKRISIEGALLSQATKLGSNEALLNSRKKVPLEPSGLESQFQESIEPAYSSDQDENLQTSATEQIDADDEEESEQGVQQNSLQKSKGGRKRLNSQAAENGEKRRSVNLNKCETQSSKDPSDEETTQNLPFPCAARQPQMPRQFSTPQSNSLIMSILGGSTSVRNIWTDHQIRQALFPSRRPPYENEDDEDDYQMFVPSVSASNASSAVGGERRGSSGRPCSWHLGVVHQNENSSPTRHKIVRRASSAGESNTCPASARYKIGERSSRREVKRAEVSGINAYPESSEELTIDDIEHVYDNISYEDLKLMGLTRREEMTDRGPQRSARDSLYEAENKSSLDSPSRKTTANQNRASIRASRDEILLSREAPTSSLDELRIVEDNIYDTIVLPETPLLNFKCDPLKCSKRGSFLGLEKDFAYSDNLRQFVSEESLPFSEDESPYHRVPVDNDYLSLVDSSSNSDSLSHKSAADKLSEEVDEIWNDLENYIKKNEEKTRDRLLAAFPVCKDDMQERLHAGSTPELSKDVEYSLSTLSLPETPIFPKTVKPRAATIGEANLRLEDSTPCKENSFMSLNRSSFSSEIPFVDSPYESAKSVLSSVHAEGMENDLAAADKTKNRVFMMARQYSQKIKKANQLLKVKSPEQEQPASRQQKLKHKDLAAILEEKKQGGPAIGARIAEYSQLYDQIVFRESSPKVQKEAWATPQEPSAGRFSTPMAASPPRSQAASECSRAEDWLLHSTYSNGELADFSPWPESQDPKSKSSYAESGTKSSSKQLPSAGSVPSLQVANCLHVPAQRWSAIISQPNKENLHQDHVYNSLGRRVSNVKPQAYSRSQSSSSIVVNRSGESIVYPNEMDKKKLHSNRNFRFNSHQMPGIASGCTGPDMRKQIPENCPDMILQDSQKVLRVNRTSPLTAQMATQNYFSNFKDTEEEGDDDDYVEIKSEDEGSDLETSQNQPRKSDPKLRNADAAPSETLCGKTISCTPAKSASGKHALTPYLTAYGDSDKLNDYLWRVPSPNQQNIVQSLREKFQCLSSSSFA, from the exons GATTACCTCGACTGTATCACTGACCAGACCAAGCTCTCCCTGGGGACAGAAGAGCGATCAGCCCTGTTTGGAAACATACGGGATATCTACCATTTCAACAG TGAGCTTCTGCAAGATTTGGAGAACTGTGAAAATGATCCTGTGGCTATAGCAGACTGTTTTGTTTCCAAG AGTGAAGACTTCCACATATATACACAGTACTGCACCAACTACCCAAG GTCGGTGGCTGTGTTGACAGAATGTATGAGGAACAAGGCGCTGGCCAAGTTCTTCAGAGAGCGGCAAGAAGCACTGCAGCATTCTTTGCCCCTGGGCTCTTATCTCTTGAAACCTGTCCAGCGCATCCTCAAGTACCACCTGCTTTTGCAC GAAATAGAAAACCACCTTGACAAGGACACTGAGGGCTATGACGTGGTGCTGGATGCCATTGATACGATGCAGAGAGTGGCATGGCATATAAATGACATGAAGAGGAAACATGAACACGCGATCAGGCTCCAA GAGATACAGAGTTTGCTCACTAACTGGAAAGGGCCAGACCTCACGAGTTACGGGGAGCTGGTGTTAGAAGGAACATTTCGTATTCAGCGAGCCAAAAATGAGCGCACATTGTTCCTCTTTGACAAGCTGCTGCTAATTacaaaaaagagagatgaaatGTTTGCATACAAAGCTCACATACTG TGTGGGAATCTGATGCTTGTTGAAGTAATACCAAAGGAACCACTTAGCTTTAGCGTCTTCCACTACAAAAATCCCAAGATGCAACATACTGTCCAG gcAAAGTCACAGCAAGACAAGCGGCTTTGGATTCTTCACTTGAAGAGGTTAATTCTAGAAAACCATCCTGCTAAAATTCCTGCCAAg gCCAAGCAGGCAATTCTAGAAATGGATGCCATAC ATCACCCAGGCTTCCACTATAGCcctgaaggagaaatgaaatcATCATACCAGCCTAAAGAAGGCACTACTCCTCACAGAGTGAGAAGGAAATCAG aaccCTCATCTAGAGTCCATAAAGTTTTGAAGTCAAACG atatgAGTCCAGATATGCAGAAG cggATCAGTATTGAAGGAGCCCTATTATCTCAAGCCACCAAACTAGGATCAAATGAAGCCCTGCTGAATTCTAGGAAAAAGGTTCCATTGGAACCCAGTGGGCTGGAGAGCCAATTTCAAGAGTCCATTGAGCCAGCCTACAGCAGTGATCAGGACGAAAACCTTCAGACTTCCGCTACAGAACAGATTGATGCTGATGATGAAGAAGAGTCTGAACAG GGAGTGCAGCAAAACTCACTGCAGAAGTcaaaagggggaagaaaaagacttAATAGTCAAGCTGCTGAAAATGGTGAAAAACGGAGAAGTGTTAATCTCAACAAGTGTGAAACAcag AGCTCCAAGGACCCTTCAGATGAAGAGACAACCCAGAATCTTCCATTTCCCTGTGCAGCTAGACAGCCACAGATGCCTAGACAATTCAGCACACCCCAGAGCAACTCGTTAATCATGAGTATCCTGGGAGGAAGTACCTCTGTCAGAAACATCTGGACTGACCATCAGATCAGACAGGCATTGTTTCCCAGCCGGCGCCCACCTTATGAgaatgaagatgatgaagacGATTATCAGATGTTTGTACCATCAGTATCTGCATCCAATGCTAGTTCAGCTGTTGGTGGAGAAAGGAGGGGCTCTTCTGGGCGTCCGTGCAGCTGGCACTTAGGGGTAGTGCATCAAAACGAGAATTCCAGCCCCACTCGTCACAAAATTGTTAGGCGGGCCAGTAGTGCTGGTGAAAGTAACACGTGTCCAGCCAGCGCAAGGTATAAAATAGGGGAGCGCAGTTCCCGAAGGGAGGTGAAGAGAGCAGAGGTGAGCGGTATTAATGCATATCCCGAATCTTCAGAGGAGCTGACCATCGATGATATTGAACATGTTTATGATAATATAAGCTATGAAGACTTGAAGCTGATGGGTCTGACAAGAAGGGAGGAGATGACAGACCGTGGTCCCCAGAGATCTGCCAGAGACTCTCTCTATGaggctgaaaacaaaagcagcttagATTCACCCTCCAGAAAGACGACAGCAAATCAAAACAGGGCCTCCATTCGTGCCAGTAGGGATGAGATACTACTCAGTAGGGAAGCACCTACTTCAAGTTTGGATGAGCTCAGGATTGTTGAAGACAACATCTATGACACCATAGTGCTTCCAGAAACACCGCTattgaattttaaatgtgaCCCCTTAAAATGCTCGAAAAGGGGGAGTTTTCTGGGCCTGGAAAAAGACTTTGCATATTCTGACAATCTACGGCAGTTTGTTTCTGAAGAGAGTCTTCCGTTCAGTGAAGATGAAAGTCCTTATCATCGTGTTCCTGTCGACAATGACTATTTGAGCTTGGTAGATAGCTCCTCCAACTCAGACTCGCTGTCCCATAAGTCTGCAGCAGATAAACTCTCGGAGGAAGTAGATGAGATTTGGAATGACCTGGAGAACTACATCaagaagaatgaggaaaagaCAAGAGACCGCCTCCTTGCAGCCTTTCCTGTTTGTAAAGATGATATGCAGGAAAGGCTGCATGCTGGTAGTACACCTGAACTAAGTAAAGATGTAGAGTACTCGCTGTCTACTCTCTCTCTGCCAGAAACTCCTATTTTCCCTAAAACTGTGAAGCCCAGGGCTGCCACCATAGGTGAGGCTAATCTCAGGCTTGAAGATTCTACACCATGCAAGGAAAACTCTTTTATGAGTCTGAATAGATCTTCCTTCTCCAGTGAGATACCTTTTGTAGATAGCCCATACGAATCTGCCAAAAGCGTTCTGTCCAGTGTGCATGCAGAGGGCATGGAAAATGACTTGGCTGCTGCggataaaacaaagaacagagtTTTTATGATGGCAAGGCAGTACAGTCAAAAAATTAAGAAGGCCAACCAGCTTTTGAAAGTTAAAAGtccagagcaggagcagccggCTAGCAGACAAcagaaactgaagcacaaaGATCTTGCTGCTATTCTGGAGGAGAAGAAACAAGGGGGTCCTGCTATTG GTGCCAGAATAGCGGAATATTCCCAGCTTTACGACCAAATCGTCTTTAGAGAAAGTTCACCTAAGGTCCAAAAGGAAGCCTGGGCCACTCCTCAGGAGCCATCAGCCGGGAGGTTTTCCACACCCATGGCTGCGTCTCCTCCCCGTTCCCAGGCTGCCAGTGAATGCTCAAGAGCAGAAGACTGGCTTTTGCATTCTACATACAGTAACGGAGAGCTGGCCGACTTCTCTCCATGGCCTGAATCCCAAGACCCGAAGTCCAAGAGCTCTTATGCAGAATCTGGTACAAAAAGCAGTTCAAAGCAGTTGCCATCAGCTGGCTCGGTGCCTTCCCTTCAGGTTGCTAACTGTTTGCATgtcccagcacagaggtggaGCGCCATCATAAGCCAACCgaacaaagaaaatttacaTCAAGATCATGTCTATAACTCACTTGGGAGAAGAGTAAGCAATGTAAAACCACAGGCTTACAGCAGGTCACAGTCATCGTCCTCAATTGTGGTCAACAGGTCTGGAGAATCAATTGTATATCCTAATGAAATGGACAAGAAAAAGCTCCATTCAAACAGGAACTTCCGATTCAACAGCCATCAAATGCCAGGTATTGCTTCAGGATGTACGGGGCCTGATATGAGAAAGCAGATCCCTGAAAACTGTCCCGATATGATTCTGCAGGATTCTCAAAAGGTCCTGAGAGTGAACAGGACCTCCCCTCTGACAGCACAGATGGCCACTCAGAACtacttttcaaatttcaaagATACTGAAGAAGAAGGGGATGATGATGACTATGTTGAAATAAAGTCTGAAGATGAGGGATCTGACCTGGAGACTTCTCAGAACCAGCCAAGGAAATCTGATCCTAAACTGCGTAACGCAGATGCTGCTCCTTCGGAAACGCTCTGTGGCAAAACTATCTCTTGTACTCCTGCAAAGTCTGCCAGCGGCAAACACGCACTTACCCCGTATCTGACTGCATATGGTGATTCGGATAAACTGAACGACTACCTATGGAGAGTACCATCTCCTAATCAGCAGAATATTGTCCAGTCTTTAAGGGAAAAGTTTCAGTGTCTCAGTTCAAGTAGCTTTGCTTGA